One Microbacterium trichothecenolyticum DNA window includes the following coding sequences:
- a CDS encoding YaeQ family protein, whose product MAIGATIHTFTVQLSDVDRGVYDELSIRVARHPSETALYMLTRVLAYCLEYEEGIAFSEGVAATDEPAVLVHDLTGSIVAWIEVGAPDAARLHTGSMKAARTVVYTHRDPDKVAAAWAGKRIHRGDEVLLHSFDAGFVERMSGAIERRSTATLTRTEGRVYLELNGVSGESDIHTRSAL is encoded by the coding sequence GTGGCTATCGGCGCAACCATTCACACGTTCACCGTGCAGCTCTCCGACGTGGATCGCGGCGTGTACGACGAACTGTCGATCCGTGTGGCGCGGCATCCCTCCGAGACGGCCCTATACATGCTCACGCGCGTGCTCGCCTACTGCCTCGAGTACGAGGAGGGCATCGCCTTCAGCGAGGGCGTCGCCGCGACCGACGAGCCCGCCGTGCTCGTGCACGATCTCACCGGTTCGATCGTTGCGTGGATCGAAGTCGGCGCTCCGGATGCCGCGCGCCTGCACACCGGCAGCATGAAGGCTGCGCGGACCGTCGTGTACACCCACCGCGATCCCGACAAGGTCGCCGCGGCCTGGGCGGGCAAGCGCATCCACCGCGGCGACGAGGTGCTGCTGCACAGTTTCGATGCAGGCTTCGTCGAGCGGATGAGCGGCGCGATCGAACGGCGCAGCACCGCGACCCTCACCCGCACCGAGGGACGCGTGTACCTCGAGCTCAACGGCGTCTCGGGCGAGAGCGACATCCACACCCGCTCGGCCCTCTGA
- a CDS encoding inositol monophosphatase family protein: MSRTEEPAATAATLTDDLVLALRLADAADAVAMQRFDAANLRVDTKPDRTHVTEADLATERAIRGILDAERPDDAILGEEYGTSGDTARRWVIDPIDGTHNYMRGIPVWATLIALTVDGVPEVGVVSQPAIGRRWWAATGHGAWTTTATGDTRRIHVSGVEEISASSISFQSIEQWDDVDLVPTLEKLARAVWRDRAYGDALPYMWLAEGRLELVAEFGVKEYDIAAIAPIVREAGGRFTAFDGSDRLDAESSLATNGVLHEAFLTLLHEDAR, encoded by the coding sequence GTGTCCCGCACAGAAGAGCCCGCCGCGACCGCCGCGACCCTCACCGACGACCTCGTCCTGGCCCTTCGTCTGGCCGACGCGGCCGACGCCGTGGCCATGCAGCGCTTCGACGCCGCCAACCTGCGCGTCGACACGAAGCCCGATCGCACGCATGTCACCGAGGCCGACCTCGCCACAGAGCGGGCGATCCGCGGCATCCTCGATGCCGAACGTCCCGACGACGCGATCCTGGGCGAGGAGTACGGCACCTCGGGCGACACCGCGCGCCGCTGGGTCATCGATCCCATCGACGGCACGCACAACTACATGCGCGGCATCCCCGTCTGGGCGACGCTGATCGCGCTCACCGTCGACGGGGTGCCTGAGGTCGGTGTCGTCAGCCAGCCGGCGATCGGACGCCGCTGGTGGGCCGCAACGGGCCACGGCGCGTGGACCACCACCGCCACCGGCGACACGCGACGCATCCACGTTTCCGGGGTCGAGGAGATCTCGGCATCCAGTATCAGTTTCCAGAGCATCGAGCAGTGGGATGACGTCGACCTCGTGCCGACGCTCGAGAAGCTCGCTCGCGCGGTCTGGCGCGACCGCGCATACGGCGACGCCCTGCCGTACATGTGGCTCGCCGAGGGACGCCTCGAACTCGTCGCCGAATTCGGCGTGAAGGAGTACGACATCGCCGCGATCGCCCCCATCGTGCGCGAAGCCGGCGGACGGTTCACCGCGTTCGACGGCTCCGATCGCCTCGACGCGGAGTCGTCGCTCGCCACGAACGGTGTGCTGCACGAGGCGTTCCTGACGTTGCTGCACGAGGATGCCCGGTGA